From Dehalococcoidia bacterium:
GAAAACAAAAGGGGTTACCTGGTTGCTCTGACAGCGGCTGTGATAGAATTAGGCACCCATGACTTCGCTCGCCGTCGGCGTTGATATGGTCGAGATCGACCGCATACGCGGCGTCCTCGAGCGCCACGGCGACCGCTTTCGCGCCCGCATCTTCACCGCCGCCGAACTGGCCGTCTCCCGCGACCGCCCGCACCAGCTCGCCGCCCGCTTCGCCGCCAAGGAGGCGACGATGAAGGCGCTGGGCACCGGCGTCCGCGGCGTCGGCTGGCGCGATATCGAGGTCCTCCCCAACGAGCGCGGCAAGCCGCTCCTCTTCCTTGCGAGCCGGGCGCGCAGGCGGGCGCGCGCTATCGGCCTCACGTCGCTGGAGGTGAGCCTGACGCATTCGCGGGAGTACGCCATCGCCACGGTCGTCGGACTGCAGCGCAAATCGGACGATCCGCAGGCCGAGCGCAGACGGTTGCTGCGCCGTCTTCGAGAAGGGGGCTTTCTATGAAGCTTG
This genomic window contains:
- the acpS gene encoding holo-ACP synthase is translated as MTSLAVGVDMVEIDRIRGVLERHGDRFRARIFTAAELAVSRDRPHQLAARFAAKEATMKALGTGVRGVGWRDIEVLPNERGKPLLFLASRARRRARAIGLTSLEVSLTHSREYAIATVVGLQRKSDDPQAERRRLLRRLREGGFL